The following are encoded together in the Naumannella cuiyingiana genome:
- a CDS encoding class E sortase translates to MTRVDPAPSRARKPKKKRGVSPLTVVGVLLLVIGLGCLGYIGWQYFGTNVVSQRAFSEERTNLREQWKQPDSDPVTSEPGAAVPGDAVALMRIPKLGDDYEVPVLKGTDPGTLARGLGWYEETAQPGEVGNFAVAGHRVTHGEPFAKLLELEVGDTVVVETRKAIYTYTITQAPKDVTVKDSETWPLDPVPGKSGQKPTEAILTLTTCTDLFRSPDRSIGFAELTNTENK, encoded by the coding sequence ATGACCCGGGTTGATCCTGCCCCGAGCCGTGCCCGCAAGCCCAAGAAGAAGCGGGGCGTCTCGCCGTTGACCGTCGTCGGCGTCTTGTTGCTGGTGATCGGCCTCGGCTGTCTCGGCTACATCGGCTGGCAGTACTTCGGCACCAATGTGGTGTCCCAGCGCGCCTTCAGCGAGGAACGCACCAATCTGCGCGAGCAGTGGAAGCAGCCCGACAGCGACCCGGTGACCAGCGAGCCCGGTGCCGCCGTCCCGGGCGACGCAGTGGCGCTGATGCGGATTCCGAAGCTGGGCGACGACTACGAGGTGCCGGTGCTCAAGGGCACCGATCCGGGTACGCTCGCCCGCGGCCTCGGCTGGTACGAGGAGACGGCACAGCCGGGCGAGGTCGGGAACTTCGCGGTCGCCGGGCACCGGGTCACCCACGGTGAGCCGTTCGCCAAGCTGCTCGAGCTCGAGGTCGGCGACACCGTGGTCGTCGAGACCCGCAAGGCCATCTACACCTACACGATCACCCAGGCGCCCAAGGACGTGACCGTGAAGGACAGCGAGACCTGGCCGCTCGATCCCGTGCCTGGCAAGAGCGGGCAGAAACCGACCGAGGCAATCCTCACGCTGACCACCTGCACCGACCTGTTCCGCTCGCCGGATCGCTCGATCGGGTTCGCCGAACTGACCAACACCGAGAACAAGTGA
- the zwf gene encoding glucose-6-phosphate dehydrogenase, whose translation MPENTTPDSALHPADNIAYPDPAARRRGGTEKIAPHVIVLFGATGDLAQRKLLPGLAYLSVSDLTPDIEVVGTSLEDMTTEQFREFAKTAIDKYGTHKLSAEQWAEFSQRLHYVPSSAGPQALADVVHKAEFDLGPKARLLHYLSVPPKAASAVLTMLKDAGLVENSRVVMEKPFGTDLASAIALNDEVHETFDESQIFRIDHFLGKEAALNILAFRFANGLFEPIWNRNFIDHVQIDIPESLGLDQRASFYEPTGAYRDMVVTHLFQVLAFVAMEPPTALEPKSISEEKNKVFRSMEVIRPHEVVRGQYQGYRSEKGVARDSDTETFIALRVRIDNWRWAGIPFYLRTGKKMAEGMRIISIAFKEAPKSMFPAGSGVDAMGPDHLTFDLADEAKISLSFYGKRPGPGMKLDKLSMQFSTSETDAADDVLEAYERLIMDAMRGDHTLFTSAEGIESLWQVSQPLLDNPPPVKPYPQGTWGPNAVHQLIAPHAWRLPFERVWRTKP comes from the coding sequence GTGCCTGAGAACACGACCCCGGACTCCGCGCTGCACCCCGCCGACAACATCGCCTATCCCGACCCCGCCGCCCGCCGGCGCGGCGGCACCGAGAAGATCGCCCCGCACGTCATCGTGTTGTTCGGGGCGACCGGTGACCTGGCCCAGCGCAAGCTACTGCCGGGCCTGGCGTACCTGTCCGTGTCCGACCTGACGCCCGACATCGAGGTCGTCGGCACGTCGCTGGAGGACATGACCACCGAGCAGTTCCGCGAGTTCGCCAAGACGGCGATCGACAAGTACGGCACCCACAAGCTGAGCGCCGAGCAGTGGGCCGAGTTCAGCCAGCGGCTGCACTACGTGCCCAGTTCGGCCGGACCGCAGGCGCTCGCCGACGTGGTGCACAAGGCCGAGTTCGATCTTGGTCCGAAGGCCCGCCTGCTGCACTACCTGAGCGTCCCGCCGAAGGCCGCCTCGGCGGTGTTGACCATGCTCAAGGACGCCGGGCTGGTGGAGAACTCCCGGGTGGTGATGGAGAAGCCGTTCGGCACCGACCTGGCCAGCGCCATCGCCCTGAACGACGAGGTGCACGAGACCTTCGACGAGAGCCAGATCTTCCGGATCGATCACTTCCTCGGCAAGGAGGCGGCGCTGAACATCTTGGCGTTCCGCTTCGCGAACGGATTGTTCGAGCCGATCTGGAACCGCAACTTCATCGATCATGTGCAGATCGACATCCCCGAGTCGCTCGGTCTTGATCAACGCGCCTCCTTCTACGAGCCGACCGGCGCCTACCGCGACATGGTCGTCACGCACCTGTTCCAGGTGCTGGCCTTCGTCGCGATGGAGCCGCCGACCGCGCTGGAGCCGAAGTCGATCAGCGAGGAGAAGAACAAGGTCTTCCGCTCGATGGAGGTGATCCGGCCGCACGAGGTGGTACGCGGGCAGTACCAGGGCTACCGGTCGGAGAAGGGGGTCGCGCGCGATTCCGACACCGAGACGTTCATCGCCCTGCGGGTGCGGATCGACAACTGGCGCTGGGCCGGCATCCCGTTCTACCTGCGTACCGGCAAGAAGATGGCCGAGGGGATGCGGATCATCTCGATCGCGTTCAAGGAGGCGCCGAAGTCGATGTTCCCGGCCGGCTCCGGGGTGGACGCGATGGGCCCGGATCACCTCACCTTCGATCTGGCCGACGAGGCGAAGATCTCGCTGTCCTTCTACGGGAAGCGGCCCGGTCCGGGGATGAAGCTGGACAAGCTGTCGATGCAGTTCTCCACCTCCGAGACCGATGCCGCCGACGATGTCCTGGAGGCCTACGAGCGGTTGATCATGGACGCCATGCGCGGTGATCACACGCTGTTCACCTCCGCGGAGGGCATCGAGAGTCTGTGGCAGGTCTCCCAGCCGCTGCTGGACAACCCGCCGCCGGTGAAGCCCTATCCGCAGGGGACCTGGGGCCCGAATGCCGTGCACCAGTTGATCGCGCCGCATGCCTGGCGGCTGCCGTTCGAGCGGGTCTGGCGGACCAAGCCCTGA
- the pyrE gene encoding orotate phosphoribosyltransferase, which yields MSRDRAALVEHIRRLGVVHGRVTLSSGAEADYYIDMRRVTLDGVAAPVLGRVMRELVADLDFDAVGGLTLGADPVATAMLHAAAADGQRLDAFVVRKAQKAHGMQRLIEGTDVAGRRVLVVEDTSTTGASALTAVDAVRRMGGEVVAVACIVDRDTGAGQAIAEAGLPYRYAVSAADLGLGKEAGQ from the coding sequence GTGAGCCGCGATCGCGCGGCGCTGGTCGAGCACATTCGTCGCCTCGGGGTGGTGCACGGCCGGGTGACGCTCTCCTCGGGCGCGGAGGCCGACTACTACATCGACATGCGGCGGGTGACGCTCGACGGGGTCGCGGCGCCGGTCCTGGGCCGGGTGATGCGCGAGCTCGTGGCCGATCTCGACTTCGACGCCGTCGGCGGCCTGACCCTCGGCGCCGACCCGGTCGCGACGGCGATGCTGCACGCGGCCGCGGCGGACGGGCAGCGCCTGGATGCGTTCGTGGTCCGCAAGGCGCAGAAGGCCCACGGCATGCAGCGGCTGATCGAGGGCACCGATGTCGCCGGGCGCCGGGTTCTGGTGGTCGAGGACACCTCCACAACGGGAGCCTCGGCCCTGACCGCGGTCGATGCGGTACGCCGGATGGGCGGCGAGGTGGTCGCCGTCGCCTGCATCGTGGACCGCGACACCGGGGCCGGGCAGGCGATCGCCGAGGCGGGCCTGCCCTACCGTTACGCTGTCAGCGCGGCTGACCTCGGCCTCGGGAAGGAAGCGGGACAGTGA
- a CDS encoding MFS transporter, producing MAQHNEVRDPAMTRRVITASFVGTAIEWYDFYLYGTASALVFNVLFFPSFDPLVGTLVSFGTFAAGFLARPIGGIVFGHFGDRIGRKSMLVWSLVGMGAATFLIGLLPTYAQIGVAAPLLLLLLRLLQGFAVGGEWGGAVLMSVESTDEKHRGLAGSWTQAGSPAGLVLSTVVFGLTTLLPPEDFLAWGWRIPFLFSALLVGVGLFIRLRVIESPEFERVEASGERAAMPALEALRQHPLNIVLAAVMCLAPFVNFYMFATFILTYATTTLGMARGTVLTIVAVAGFAELFTIPLCAALSDRIGRRRVFLTGTVLFALYAYPFFLINQAFPSVATFAITTFVGLALIHPFMYGPMATLFAELFPARVRYSGASLGYQIGAIFGGGFAPLILTALLATGLGAVVTIPPYMILVSVLTFIAVWVATQPGRRWMGEQPPQTTEGEPRA from the coding sequence ATGGCTCAGCACAATGAGGTGCGAGACCCGGCGATGACCCGCAGGGTCATCACCGCCTCGTTCGTCGGCACGGCGATCGAGTGGTACGACTTCTATCTCTACGGCACGGCGTCGGCGCTGGTGTTCAACGTCTTGTTCTTCCCGTCCTTCGACCCGCTGGTCGGCACCCTGGTGTCGTTCGGCACATTCGCCGCGGGCTTCCTCGCCCGCCCGATCGGCGGGATCGTGTTCGGGCACTTCGGCGACCGGATCGGCCGCAAGTCGATGCTGGTCTGGAGCCTGGTCGGGATGGGCGCGGCGACCTTCCTGATCGGCCTGTTGCCCACCTACGCCCAGATCGGCGTGGCCGCGCCGCTGCTGCTGCTCCTGCTCCGCCTGCTGCAGGGCTTCGCGGTCGGCGGGGAGTGGGGCGGGGCCGTGCTGATGTCGGTCGAGTCGACCGACGAGAAGCACCGCGGACTCGCCGGAAGCTGGACCCAGGCCGGCTCGCCGGCCGGGCTGGTGCTGTCCACCGTCGTGTTCGGCCTGACCACCCTGCTGCCGCCCGAGGATTTCCTCGCCTGGGGCTGGCGGATCCCGTTCCTGTTCAGCGCGTTGCTGGTCGGGGTCGGCCTGTTCATCCGGCTCCGCGTGATCGAGAGCCCGGAGTTCGAGCGGGTGGAGGCCTCCGGCGAACGGGCAGCGATGCCGGCCCTGGAGGCACTTCGCCAGCACCCGTTGAACATCGTGCTGGCCGCCGTGATGTGCCTCGCGCCGTTCGTCAACTTCTACATGTTCGCGACGTTCATCCTCACCTACGCCACCACCACGCTCGGGATGGCCCGCGGGACCGTGCTCACCATCGTCGCGGTCGCCGGATTCGCGGAGCTGTTCACCATCCCGCTGTGCGCCGCGCTGTCGGACCGGATCGGGCGGCGCCGGGTGTTCCTGACCGGGACCGTGCTCTTCGCGCTGTACGCCTATCCGTTCTTCCTGATCAACCAGGCGTTCCCCTCCGTCGCCACCTTCGCGATCACGACGTTCGTCGGGCTCGCCCTGATCCACCCGTTCATGTACGGGCCGATGGCCACCCTGTTCGCCGAGCTGTTCCCCGCCCGCGTCCGCTACAGCGGAGCATCGCTCGGCTACCAGATCGGCGCGATCTTCGGCGGCGGGTTCGCCCCGCTGATCCTGACCGCGCTGCTCGCCACCGGCCTCGGCGCCGTGGTGACCATCCCGCCGTACATGATCTTGGTGTCCGTGCTGACCTTCATCGCGGTCTGGGTGGCGACGCAACCCGGGCGGCGTTGGATGGGAGAGCAGCCGCCGCAGACAACCGAAGGAGAACCACGTGCCTGA
- a CDS encoding LemA family protein gives MNGFLIALIVFVAIVLVAVIAAIGMYNGLVRLRNLVQESWRQVDVELNRRYELLPNLVETVRASAAHERNTLENITRLRNQAASLAQREGEIPSPERAQAEEQLSGAVRNLLVSVEAYPQLQSNQNFLELQKQLAETEDRIAAGRRFYNANVREYNTKQESFPGNLFAGPLGFQRATYFEVNDPAVRQAPDVNFGEIAYRGDASTGGATGGQPQLGQQAPQQPQGFGQQPAAQPEPRQDPPAR, from the coding sequence GTGAACGGATTTCTGATCGCCCTGATCGTCTTCGTCGCCATCGTTCTGGTGGCCGTGATCGCCGCCATCGGCATGTACAACGGCCTGGTCCGGCTGCGCAATCTCGTCCAGGAGTCGTGGCGTCAGGTCGATGTCGAGCTGAACCGGCGCTATGAGCTGTTGCCGAATCTGGTCGAGACCGTCCGGGCGTCGGCCGCCCACGAGCGCAACACCCTGGAGAACATCACCCGGCTGCGCAACCAGGCCGCCTCGCTCGCCCAGCGCGAGGGCGAGATCCCGAGCCCCGAGCGGGCCCAGGCGGAGGAGCAGCTCTCCGGCGCGGTCCGCAATCTGCTGGTCAGCGTCGAGGCGTACCCGCAACTGCAGAGCAATCAGAACTTCCTCGAACTGCAGAAGCAGCTCGCCGAGACCGAGGACCGGATCGCGGCCGGGCGGCGGTTCTACAACGCCAACGTGCGCGAGTACAACACCAAGCAGGAGAGCTTCCCGGGCAACCTGTTCGCCGGGCCGCTCGGCTTCCAGCGCGCGACCTATTTCGAGGTCAACGACCCGGCGGTACGCCAGGCGCCCGACGTGAACTTCGGCGAGATCGCCTACCGGGGTGACGCCTCGACGGGCGGTGCGACTGGCGGGCAGCCGCAGCTCGGCCAGCAGGCTCCGCAGCAGCCGCAGGGCTTCGGCCAGCAGCCGGCGGCGCAGCCCGAACCGCGTCAGGATCCGCCCGCGCGCTGA